The DNA region ATCAACTGAAAAATTTTTGGCGGAATCACTATTGGCTCAACGGTTTTCATCTCACAGACCTAAAGATGCGGACGACATTTCAGAAGATGGACGAATCGCCGCCACAAACAATTCTTGCTTACCCGTCATCGCTTTACCAGTTCGCGAGGTTCATTTTTGAGAATGGTCTGAAGCCAAGGTGGGACTTGAAAGGGATCATCTCTTCGGCGGAGATGCTCCATTCACACCATCGTGATTTGGCGGAAACTATTTTTAGCACAAAAGTTTATAACCGATACGGCGGACGTGAGGTCGGATTAATCGCAATGGAATGTGAAGAGGGGCACCTGCATATCAACTGCCGCGACCTCTACCTTGAAATAGACAGTCCTGACCCATACACGCAGCCCGGGGACATTCTCATCACACAACTCAATAACTACGCGATGCCGTTTATTCGGTATCGAATTGGAGACATTGGCCGTCTCTCCGATGAGCCATGCCCATGTGGCAGTCCGTTACCTGTTTTGGCGGACTTGCTCGGACGTAGCACGGCTACCTTCCGAACGAGAACAAGCACATTGATACACGCCGGTTACTTCACACAGCAATTCTATAACGTCGTTGGTCTGGAGCAGTTCCAACTCATCCAAGAGACACTTAGACGCTGCCTCTTGAAGGTGGTCGTTAACACACAGTGGACAGAAGCGGCGCGCCGATATATGGTCCAGAAGATTCAGGAGGCACTCGGTGCTGATGTCATCGTTACAATAGAATTTGTAAAAGAGATTCCACTTCCCACTTCAGGCAAACGGGAATTTACGATTTCCAAGGTTTTTTAATTTAGGGGACGGCGACTCGAACTTATGAAATATCAAAGTTTTAATCCACGTCACTTACCTGCAAGGTATAATTAAAAAAGTTCCCGAAGCGGCACAACCCGTTTTGTTCCACCTGGGACGTAAGATAGAATCAGTCCGTCAATCACTAAATTCCGATCCGCGATAACACCCGTGCTCTGCTCTGCCGTTACACCTTTGGAAAGAAGTAAGTAAAATGTGTCTTTTGTCCAACCGGGTGTCGTAAAGAAGTTCCCTTGCCCTTTTGAAATAACAAGGTCTGCATCCAACAGGGCGTTGAAAAATTCAGGAGTCCCCTGATAGAGGTTCGTCCCGATCGTCTTCGCGCCTGACGACATGAGTTTCACAATCCCCTCCTGTATCGCTGTTTGGACTTCTCGAAATTGCGGATACCCCACGATTTCCTGCAGATCTGTTAGGGTCGCATCGTTGCTGGCGTTGTCCGCCTTCCCAACAATAACGATATGGTGTCCACACTTCACGAGTTCTTGGACGAAGGCGATGTCGAAAATCACCTCTCCATCGTTGTCAGCAAGCCAAAGGATGTGCTGTGGCACAGCGTCAATCACCTTTTCACAGAACATTTCATAACAGTCGATAGAAAAAGAGGTGTCAACCGCTGCACGCAGCGATTCAGAAAAGTAGTCAGGATTCGTTTTCAGTTTTTTGACAACCCGTTCACTGCTGTAATCGATAATATTGCCTGCGACGACCAATTTCAACCGGGTTAACCAATTGTCCTTCCAAAACTCAGGGAGGAGTGCGAGTGCCGTCTGTCGGGCTT from Candidatus Poribacteria bacterium includes:
- a CDS encoding phenylacetate--CoA ligase family protein, whose amino-acid sequence is MSIRSTIKKFISKAAWRAYNTYRKGVTYGSQLSQIDALLNAPRADILAFQQSQLEKLLRHAYQTTPYYRELFKAEPSDISQIPPLEKRHIREQLERLCSEAVPQRHRIQNATGGSTGEPLTFYQDRNYWNQRNLSVYYFDQWAGWNFGEHQLIIWGDLSDVSASRGWRHQLKNFWRNHYWLNGFHLTDLKMRTTFQKMDESPPQTILAYPSSLYQFARFIFENGLKPRWDLKGIISSAEMLHSHHRDLAETIFSTKVYNRYGGREVGLIAMECEEGHLHINCRDLYLEIDSPDPYTQPGDILITQLNNYAMPFIRYRIGDIGRLSDEPCPCGSPLPVLADLLGRSTATFRTRTSTLIHAGYFTQQFYNVVGLEQFQLIQETLRRCLLKVVVNTQWTEAARRYMVQKIQEALGADVIVTIEFVKEIPLPTSGKREFTISKVF